One stretch of Podospora bellae-mahoneyi strain CBS 112042 chromosome 2, whole genome shotgun sequence DNA includes these proteins:
- a CDS encoding hypothetical protein (EggNog:ENOG5038BYG; COG:O): MKASIVALGAALVIKAAPFPVSSVPPEPLEAASADTIPPASAGPISSPLPFNQGAEGDNELADRLCKAGGSGVYCHTKTLVRPGLTVYSTRPIVIPIAHTRTVAAWQPTSGAATVASPHPSAEPSAQPSLQISPIASPLASSLVFPRPSPEPKVEVEVKTEVKTEVKSELEIEVEEEVPTDVETDAETEAQHELQDALEVGGQQEFASDYPSVRASAIIPSVRSDPLPTPQPSPKPEASAPSAQPNQSTATEVPFPEPSHAGAEYDLGCHPNSKTPCNASKKWGHSVDEGNYNGYDGESGFRPGKSRGDLEDWESEWTDDDYFGGGGLGFDFPDYSDFDDERGGKGNFTGGNQHDNSHSDNNHDDNNHDDNSHDDKHHHKHKDHKHKDHKHKDHKHDKHDKHDKHDKHDKHDKHDKHDKHKDKHHDEHKDEKSPFPGIPHLPGGNNDKHDDHKHDDHKHDNKHDHKHHDNKHHDNKHHDNKHHDNKHDKHNEHKHDHKHDDHKHDNKHDNKHDNKHDNKDHNGGNPFPGFPVPGGQHGHDGQDGHGGHDGHGGGFPGGHGNGGHGFPPYGDSGFGGHDHDRFEDEAEHDDFGHGHSGNNHGSDSNPFYPPPRVSPDHLPDHDGRPDTGPYGVPIPPPPPVPGFDRNGHSNGYGGQDGSGFDRGHGHSGNLDDYHRARCPEGYSCRPVQYCDRRTPFCEIDTDRCPPFQSCQPNYPEHAHPFPPRDVNLNTTGGYRPPPPVPCEGEHCNHVPPPYVPCHGDNCPPPYVPCRGAGCLPPPPPYVPCQGDNCPPPPPVHCGNGTDCGPFIPAPPAKHCKGSNCEVNTQEPANCDDDDDDDDDDCWDTSDDSGSDSDGDCNSSSGSDSDSDSDSDCDFGSESDHEPTKCVKPQQPQQQPQPQQLQPQQLQPQQPQQPQPHKPECEEQPECGKPQPPAQPPKAENSQPPAPQAPPYEQPNYIQPQPAPQGNASNPPPAPCCSGPEPVPVPVPAHVPEYESDSGSDSDSGYDCGSSSDSGSDSCSGSDSDSDDEDDYWAPPVVPHEECPEDDGGPSDCGGGNPPAPPIDDGGYVEEQSYVPPPPPVIGGPGPVIPSPLPEPAPPYEAPPAPAPAPAPAPAPAPAPAPAPAPPHEQPPATPSDSAPLPVYTAGAAVNFHASLGMAGFVAIAVAAIGQVY; encoded by the exons GTCTCACAGTCTACTCAACCAGGCCCATCGTCATACCCATTGCCCATACCAGAACCGTAGCTGCGTGGCAGCCAACATCGGGAGCTGCCACAGTTGCCAGTCCTCACCCCTCGGCCGAACCATCCGCCCAGCCTTCTTTGCAAATCTCTCCCATCGCTTCTCCTTTGGCCTCCTCGCTTGTCTTTCCCCGGCCTTCACCTGAACCgaaggtcgaggtggaagtCAAGACTGAGGTGAAAACCGAGGTCAAGAGCGAGCTCGAGAtcgaagttgaggaggaggtcccGACTGATGTAGAGACTGATGCTGAGACCGAGGCCCAACATGAGCTACAGGATGCGCTAGAGGTGGGGGGGCAACAGGAGTTTGCCTCTGACTACCCCTCTGTCCGGGCCTCTGCTATCATTCCTTCTGTCCGGTCAGACCCTTTGCCTACACCGCAGCCATCGCCCAAGCCAGAAGCCTCTGCCCCCAGTGCTCAGCCCAACCAGTCCACCGCTACAGAGGTTCCTTTCCCCGAGCCTTCTCATGCCGGTGCGGAGTATGACCTCGGCTGCCACCCGAACAGCAAAACACCATGCAATGCCTCCAAGAAGTGGGGTCACTCTGTTGATGAAGGAAATTACAATGGCTATGATGGAGAGTCTGGCTTCAGACCCGGCAAGTCTCGGGGGGATCTTGAAGACTGGGAAAGCGAATGGACAGATGATGACTAtttcggcggcggtggtctAGGCTTCGACTTCCCCGATTATAgtgattttgatgatgagaggggaggaaaaggcaaCTTCACTGGCGGCAACCAGCATGACAACAGCCACAGTGACAACAACCATGATGACAACAACCATGATGACAACAGCCACGATGATAAACATCACCACAAGCACAAGGACCACAAGCACAAGGACCACAAGCACAAGGACCACAAGCATGACAAGCATGACAAGCACGACAAGCATGACAAGCACGACAAGCATGACAAGCACGACAAGCATGACAAGCACAAGGATAAGCATCATGATGAGCACAAAGATGAAAAGAGTCCATTCCCAGGTattcctcatcttccaggCGGCAATAATGACAAGCACGATGATCACAAGCATGATGATCACAAGCACGACAATAAGCACGACCACAA GCACCATGATAACAAGCACCATGATAACAAGCACCATGATAACAAGCACCATGACAACAAGCATGACAAGCACAATGAACACAAGCATGACCACAAGCACGATGACCACAAGCATGACAACAAGCATGACAACAAGCATGACAACAAGCATGATAACAAAGACCATAATGGCGGAAATCCTTTCCCCGGATTCCCTGTTCCTGGTGGTCAGCACGGTCATGATGGACAAGACGGTCATGGCGGACACGATGGACATGGTGGAGGATTCCCCGGAGGTCACGGCAACGGCGGTCATGGTTTCCCCCCCTATGGTGACAGTGGTTTTGGAGGTCATGATCATGACCGTTTTGAGGACGAGGCTGAACATGATGACTTCGGCCATGGCCACAGTGGCAACAACCATGGCAGCGACTCCAACCCTTtctaccctcctcctcgggtGTCTCCCGATCATCTACCAGATCATGACGGCCGCCCTGACACCGGACCATATGGCGTTCCGatccctccaccgcctcctgtGCCTGGCTTCGACAGAAACGGACATAGCAACGGGTATGGTGGCCAAGACGGATCTGGGTTTGATCGCGGTCACGGCCACAGCGGCAATCTTGATGATTATCACAGAGCTCGATGCCCTGAAGGCTATTCTTGCCGCCCTGTTCAATACTGCGACCGAAGGACTCCATTCTGTGAAATCGATACTGACCGCTGCCCTCCGTTCCAATCTTGCCAACCCAACTACCCCGAACACGCCCATCCATTCCCCCCGCGGGAcgtcaacctcaacaccacaggcGGTTACCGGCCCCCGCCTCCTGTTCCCTGCGAAGGCGAACACTGCAACCATGTACCGCCGCCGTATGTGCCTTGCCATGGGGACAattgccctcctccctatGTTCCTTGCAGAGGAGCTGGTtgccttccacctcctccgccttaCGTGCCTTGTCAGGGAGACAactgccctcctccgccgccagtTCACTGCGGTAATGGGACAGACTGCGGGCCGTTCATTCCTGCCCCTCCTGCTAAGCACTGCAAGGGCAGCAACTGTGAGGTGAATACCCAGGAGCCCGCTAACtgcgatgacgatgacgatgacgatgacgatgactGCTGGGACACCTCGGACGACTCGGGCAGTGACAGTGACGGTGACTGCAATTCCAG CTCCGGGTCTGACTCTGATTCAGATTCGGATTCAGACTGCGACTTCGGAAGCGAATCCGACCACGAGCCCACCAAGTGTGTGaagcctcaacagcctcagcag cagccccaacctcagcagctccaacctcagcagctccaacctcagcaacctcagcaacctcagcCTCACAAACCCGAGTGCGAAGAGCAGCCCGAGTGCGGGAAGCCTCAACCTCCGGCCCAACCTCCCAAGGCAGAGAATTCCCAACCTCCAGCACCCCAGGCTCCTCCTTATGAGCAGCCCAACTATATTCAGCCTCAACCTGCTCCTCAAGGGAATGCTTCCAATCCGCCACCGGCCCCTTGCTGCTCGGGCCCCGAGCCGGTTCCGGTCCCAGTCCCAGCACATGTTCCGGAGTATGAGTCTGACTCTGGCTCTGACTCCGACTCTGGCTATGACTGTGGCTCTTCCTCCGACTCTGGCTCCGACTCTTGCTCCGGCTCCGACTCTGActcggatgatgaggatgactATTGGGCTCCCCCAGTTGTTCCGCACGAAGAGTGCCCCGAGGACGACGGTGGTCCGAGTGATTGCGGCGGTGGCAacccccctgcccctcccatTGATGATGGAGGCTATGTTGAAGAGCAAAGCTACgtcccgcctcctccaccggtTATCGGCGGCCCCGGCCCTGTGAtcccctctcctctgccCGAGCCGGCCCCGCCTTACGAGgcccctcctg ctcctgctcctgctcctgctcctgctcctgctcctgctcctgctcctgctcctgctcctgcccctccccatGAGCAACCCCCCGCGACACCATCCGATTCCGCCCCGCTACCAGTCTACACTGCAGGGGCGGCGGTCAATTTCCATGCCAGCCTCGGCATGGCTGGGTTCGTGGCTATTGCCGTGGCAGCAATCGGGCAGGTTTACTAG